The Acidobacteriota bacterium nucleotide sequence AAGCACGCGCGCTGTCCGCTTGTGCGCCCTCGGTGAAGTACCGTGTCGGGACCCCGATCCGGATGCCTTTCAACCCGCCGCCCAGTGCCTGGACGTAGTCCGGCACCGCGTCGCGCGTGCAGGTGCGATCCAACGGATCGGCGCCGGCGATCACTTGCAGCATGGCGGCCGCGTCCTTGACGCTGCGCGTCATCGGCCCGGCGTGATCCAGCGTCCACGCCAGGGTGGTGACGCCGTGCCGGCTGACGCGGCCATAGGTCTGCTTCAATCCGACGATGCCGCAGAACGCGGCTGGACCACGAATCGAGCCGCCGGTGTCGGTGCCGATGGACAGCGGCACCATGTGCGCCGCGAGCGCCGTGCCCGATCCGCTCGAGGACCCGCTGGGCGTCCGTGCGGGATCCCACGGGTTGCGCGACGGACCGAAGCCCGAGACCACGCCGCTCCCCATGGCGAACTCGAGCAGGTTCAGCTTGCCGACCAGGATCGCGCCGGCGGAGGCCAACCGGGCGGTGATCGTGGACTCGAAATCCGTCACCTGCGTCGCGGTGACCTTGGAACCGTTCGTGGTGCGAATGCCCTTGGTGGCCAGGATGTCCTTGGGCGCGTAGGGAATGCCGTGCAACGGGCCGCGGTAGCGTCCGCGCACGATCTCCTGTTCGGCGGCGGCGGCGGCCGCGCGCGCCTGCTCGGGCGTCACCGTGATGAACGCATTCAGTTTCGGATTGAGCGCCTCAATCCGCGCGAGATACGCGTTGGTCAGTTCCACCGGCGAGATCTTCTTCGCCTTGATCAGCGCGGCTTGCTCCGCCGCGGATTGAAACAGGACGGCCGCGTCGAGTGCCATGACTAGCGCCTCACCAGGAACACCAGACCCGGCTCGACCGCGTCTGGAATCGCCAGGTCACGAACGGCCTGGGTCTGATCGAGATTGCGCTGGACCGCGATGCGGCTCACCTCGAGACGCTGCTCATCGAAGCTTCCCGACAGCAACGACGCCGCGCTGCGAAGCGCCGCGCCGGTCACCTGCGGCGTGGCCTGCGCCGCCAGGTCCGCAGCCACGACACCGGAGAATCCCAGGGCCGTCAGAATCTGCAGGACGTCACGGCGACTAACTTGAGTGTTCGAGTGATCGTGGTCCATGGTAATTCTCCTCACGCCAACATCCTCGCCGCGAACGCGGCCCGCTCCTGGCAACTCGCCACGGGCGCCAGTCCCGAGTTGCGCAGGTCGGCAGCCCGATCGATGGCCGGGACGATCAGATCGAGTTCGGGGCCTTCGGCGGCGCCAGTCAGGATCGCGCGAATCGGGTGGAACAGCCCTTTGCCCTTGAGGCCGGTGCGGTCCTTCACACGACCAGCCATGGCGCGGAACGTCTCTTTGTCCACCAGCCGCAAGCCACTCGACAGTTCCGCCGCCAATGCCGCGGCGACTTCCGGCAGCCCAGCTTCGTTCTCGAGCGGCGCCGCGGCCTCGAGGAACACACTCTCGAGCCGATCGGCGAGCTGCGGCAACCGATCCACCGACGTC carries:
- a CDS encoding amidase yields the protein MALDAAVLFQSAAEQAALIKAKKISPVELTNAYLARIEALNPKLNAFITVTPEQARAAAAAAEQEIVRGRYRGPLHGIPYAPKDILATKGIRTTNGSKVTATQVTDFESTITARLASAGAILVGKLNLLEFAMGSGVVSGFGPSRNPWDPARTPSGSSSGSGTALAAHMVPLSIGTDTGGSIRGPAAFCGIVGLKQTYGRVSRHGVTTLAWTLDHAGPMTRSVKDAAAMLQVIAGADPLDRTCTRDAVPDYVQALGGGLKGIRIGVPTRYFTEGAQADSARAYAEAVATLRSLGATVVDVDVPHAQYATSAGWIIAMAEAAQYHEKRLRETPELFDPIVRERLDAARFYPATDYIKAQRIRTMLMDEMAAVFTKCDCMVVPANTAVAGLLETPEAAATDVKPGSTPARFRGGNSFLGNMTGLPALVLPCGFSAGPPVLPIGLQLYGRAFDEATLLRIGDAYERATEWHRRRPPI